The following nucleotide sequence is from Roseivirga sp. BDSF3-8.
TAATCCTGCTAAGGATTTTGAGAAGAGTACTTTTACCAGCTCCATTATGACCGATAACACCAAGCACCTCCCCTTCATTACAATGAAAGCTGATATCCCGAAGGGCCCAAAATACGCTCTCCTCATTATCATCGAAATGCTTTAAGCCTCGGAGGTTCCTGAAGTTCCTGATAGGGTATTTGAGTATAGAAGCTACCTGACCGGCGAGTGTATCGGCCCGCTTATCTTCCACTCCTATCCTGTACCGCTTACTAATATTATCGACAGATATCGCTTTCATCGCACTCCCGGTTATGCTACGTCTGCAAATGCAAACTGAGATTTATTAAAATAGCGTACGCCTATGATAAATATGAGCAGGCTAACAATGCCTGCTTCTGCCAGCAGCTCGACTCTGAGTGGCACCGTATGGATCATAACAGAGCGAAGACCTTCCAGAATACCTACCATAGGATTAAGCCCATAAACGTACTTAAACGCAACAGCATATTCCTGGGGCACCTTTTCTATCACTGTACTGTAGGGGAACACCACCGGGCTGGCATACATCAATAACTGAAGCATGAAGGTAAGGGCATGCTTTACATCCCGATAATTAATGGCCAGCGCGGAGAGGATCATTCCCAGACCAATGGTAAACAGAAATAATAGCAGGAAAATGAAAGGAAACAGAAAGAAGTCCGTAGTTATCTGTACATTATAAATAATAAATACAGGAATAAGTAACAAAAGACCAATGGCCAGGTCCAACAGTTTGGAAATAACTGCCGAAAGGGGTAATACGATCCGTGGAAAATACACTTTTGAGATCATATTATAGTTGACTACCAAGCTATTAGTCGCATCAGTCAACGCACCATTAAAGTAGGTCCAGAAGACGACCGTAGTAAAACTAAATAAGGTATAAGGAACACCGTCGGTTTTAATACCTGCAACTTTTCCAAACACAACAGTAAAAATACCAGTAGTAAAGACGGGGAGAATGATTGCCCAGGCTATACCAAGTACAGATTGAGCATACTTTGCTTTTATGCCCCTGATGATTAAAAACTTAAGTAAATCCCTGTACTCCCTCAGTTCACGGAAGTTAAAAAAATTAGACCCCGCGGTAGGCCGGATGACTACTTCCTGCTGCTTCATATTCAAAGTAAAAATGGCAAAATGCCATATTTTTAATACCCCGCAAAGGTAGTAGCCGCGAGTCAATTTACCGCGTGAAAGAGAAAATTCTTATATTTGAAACAAAAAAGATGTAAAATATGAAAAAAATTTACCTGCTTTTTAGCATCTGTTTTTTGTCGCTCTTGTCCCTAAGAGCCCAGGACATGGAGTGGGTACGAACTGCTAACAATGTGGGAGACGCATTTGTAGTAGATGTTTTCGCTGATCCAAGCGACACCCTGTATGTTTTAGGTGAATTTGATAATACCCTTACTTTAGGAAGTACACAACTCACAAGCCAAGGTAATTCTGATATTTATGTCGCAAAATATGACCCGGCCGGCAATGTGGTATGGGCTATTTCTATCGGCGGTACAGGCCCTGAAATTCCGGGAGATATTATTGCCAGGGAAGATGGAAGTTTTGTTATTACAGGTGTTTATCAAAACACAGTTACCGTAGACGGCATTACCATTACAAGTGATGGTAGTTTTGATGCCTTTATGATGAATTTTAATCAAAATGGTACAGCCCAATCGGTTATCGAAAATAAAGGTACCAGTGTAGTAGGTATTGCCGGTCTGGGCCTTGCTTCAAACGGTGACTATATTCTCTCAGGTATTTTTGCCGGTGATGCGAGCATGAATGGCCAGCAGACTTTAAGTAGCACTGGCAATAGCTTTGACACCTACCTGGCCAGGTATCAGCCTGACGGTACACTTGTTTTTGCCAGCCAACTAGAAGACAGCGAGCGTATCACGCCTGGTGCAGGTATGATCATAGACTCTAATGACAATATTTATCTGAGCGGAGAGTTCAGAAGTAATGTTGTTTACCAAGGCAATCAGATCCTGGCAGGCAACAACCCGGGTCCCGATGTGCAGTCCCGGGATATTTATCTGGCTAAGTTTGACCTGGATGGTAACTTTCAGTGGGCACAGAAAGGCGGCGGTAACTTTGAAGATCAGCCTTTCGGAATTGACGTGGACGCCAGTAATAATGTTTATATAGTTGGTCGCGTACTCGGACCACATAGTTTTGGCGAAATAACGGTAGCTGGCACACAGGGATTTGACTCATTTGTAGCCAAATATGACACCAATGGTAATATCCTTTGGGTGCGTAACTCTTCTTCAAACTCCCCCTCAAATGACCGCGCCATCAGCGTAGCTGTAGATAGTGAAAATGAGCTTGTCTATTTTACAGGCCGCTTTGAAGGCGTTATGAGCTTTGGGAACTTTACTCTTACTCATCAAAGTGGTGATGGTGCTGATGTTTATATGGCCAAGTATGGCTTTGATGGTACTCCTCTGGATGCTAAGCAATACTCCGGGGTCGGTTTCCAGCAGGGAACTTCCATATATGCAGCCAATCCGGGAATCGTATTCCTTGGACTGGAGGTAGATAATACGGTCAATATTGAGGGTATTGCCTTTAACAGTACTGAAACCAATACGGCAGATGCCTTTTTCCTGAAGCTACGTGATTGCACTCTTTTCCCTCTTAGTGTGTCCATCACATCTGATAAAGAGGCTATCTGTTCGGGTGATCTGGTGACCTTTACAGCGGATATTCAAAATGAGGGTGAAGCCCCGATGATAGAATGGTATATTAACGAGACCATTGTTCAGACCAGTGGAAGTACCCTGGAGGTAGACACACTGACACAGCAGTCCGACGTATCGTTACGCGTAGTTCGTGAGGAATTTTGTCGTGAAGCAGTGACCTCTGCGCCAATTACCATAGATGTGGACAACTTCACGGTGAGCGTGGAGATCCGTTCAGACCAAGCTTCTGCTGTGTGTGCGGGTATTCCTATCACATTCACCGCCGATGTGCGTGGTGGTGGCGAATCACCCACTTATCAATGGAAAGTAAATAATGTGGTGCTGGAAGGGGCTACGAATGATACGCTTATCACAGATCAGTTACAACCTGGTGATGTGGTAACGCTGGACGCCACCTCTTCCCTGCCATGTCTCAATGAGCCTACAGCCACTTCAAATGCTATCTTCCCGGATATCCTTCCTATCCTTGGCGTCACTATCGACCCTAATGATGCGATAGGATGCGAAAGCGGGGAATTACTTTTGACAGCTGAACTTAACGGTCAGTATGACTTCGTGGCGTACGAGTGGTTAAGAAATGGTAATGTAATTGTAGATGAAACGAGTCCTACTCTCATCATTAGCGCTCCTGTTAATGGTGACGAATATGAAGTTCAGGTAACGGGCCAGGATGTATGCTACGAAGGTGGTGCTTCGGTGGCTACTGCTACTGTGACTCTGAATATTTCATCTACTATTACACCAGAAATTTCCATCTCTGCAGATAAGACGGTAATTGAGGTAGGTGAGAATGTAACCTTCACTGCTA
It contains:
- a CDS encoding T9SS type A sorting domain-containing protein, which gives rise to MKKIYLLFSICFLSLLSLRAQDMEWVRTANNVGDAFVVDVFADPSDTLYVLGEFDNTLTLGSTQLTSQGNSDIYVAKYDPAGNVVWAISIGGTGPEIPGDIIAREDGSFVITGVYQNTVTVDGITITSDGSFDAFMMNFNQNGTAQSVIENKGTSVVGIAGLGLASNGDYILSGIFAGDASMNGQQTLSSTGNSFDTYLARYQPDGTLVFASQLEDSERITPGAGMIIDSNDNIYLSGEFRSNVVYQGNQILAGNNPGPDVQSRDIYLAKFDLDGNFQWAQKGGGNFEDQPFGIDVDASNNVYIVGRVLGPHSFGEITVAGTQGFDSFVAKYDTNGNILWVRNSSSNSPSNDRAISVAVDSENELVYFTGRFEGVMSFGNFTLTHQSGDGADVYMAKYGFDGTPLDAKQYSGVGFQQGTSIYAANPGIVFLGLEVDNTVNIEGIAFNSTETNTADAFFLKLRDCTLFPLSVSITSDKEAICSGDLVTFTADIQNEGEAPMIEWYINETIVQTSGSTLEVDTLTQQSDVSLRVVREEFCREAVTSAPITIDVDNFTVSVEIRSDQASAVCAGIPITFTADVRGGGESPTYQWKVNNVVLEGATNDTLITDQLQPGDVVTLDATSSLPCLNEPTATSNAIFPDILPILGVTIDPNDAIGCESGELLLTAELNGQYDFVAYEWLRNGNVIVDETSPTLIISAPVNGDEYEVQVTGQDVCYEGGASVATATVTLNISSTITPEISISADKTVIEVGENVTFTATVANGGSNAVIEWFVNGLSTTETGEVFASETLSDQAVVTAVLTSDLQCATSNEVTSDPVIITVNQVTGVDLEDINKETVFYPNPLHSVSVLEFPNDQKEAFSFTLTDLSGKTIRSVENIRTTSVQIEKGQLQPGIYLFHLSSETRVSTGRIVVE
- a CDS encoding ABC transporter permease, with product MKQQEVVIRPTAGSNFFNFRELREYRDLLKFLIIRGIKAKYAQSVLGIAWAIILPVFTTGIFTVVFGKVAGIKTDGVPYTLFSFTTVVFWTYFNGALTDATNSLVVNYNMISKVYFPRIVLPLSAVISKLLDLAIGLLLLIPVFIIYNVQITTDFFLFPFIFLLLFLFTIGLGMILSALAINYRDVKHALTFMLQLLMYASPVVFPYSTVIEKVPQEYAVAFKYVYGLNPMVGILEGLRSVMIHTVPLRVELLAEAGIVSLLIFIIGVRYFNKSQFAFADVA